The sequence CGGGCAGATTTCCATAGCCCGCTTGGGGTCCTTCAGCCCATGGCCTGTGAGAATGCAGACTATCTCGCACTTCTGGGTAAAGAATCCTTCTTTCGCCTTCTTTATAATGCCTGCGACTGATGCGGCAGACGCAGGTTCGCAGAACACGCCTTCGGTTGCGGCCAAAAGCTTCTGAGCCTCAGTGATCTCTTCATCGGTGACCTTTTCGATCAGCCCACCGGACTCGTCTCTTGCAGCCTCTGCAAACTTCCAGCTTGCCGGGTTGCCTATTCGGATTGCAGTCGCAATCGTCTCCGGATTGGGGATCGGGTGACCCTCGACAATCGGAGCGGACTTCGCGGCCTGGAAGCCGAGCATCTTAGGCAGACGGTCGATAATTCCGGCCTCTTTATATGCCTTGTAACCCGCCCAATATGCCGTTATATTACCGGCGTTGCCCACAGGAATGGCATGATAGGTCGGCGGATGACCCAGATCGTCGCAAATCTCAAACGCGCCCGTCTTCTGACCCTCGATCCTGTATGGATTCAGAGAGTTGACCAGGGTGATCGGATACTTGTTGGTGATATCTTTAACGATATTGAGAGCATCATCAAAATTGCCGTCGACTGCTATGACCTTAGCCCCGTGCATCATCGACTGCGATACTTTACCCAGCGCAACCTCGCCCTTGGGCAAAATCACCGCGCACACAAGTCCTGCGCGCGCAGAATATGCGGCAGCCGACGCGGCGGTGTTGCCTGTGGATGCGCAGATTGTCGCTTTGCTTCCGGCTTCGACCGCTTTGGTTATGGCCATGGTCATACCGCGGTCCTTAAAGCTGCCTGTCGGGTTCATACCCTCGAACTTGACATACATCGTGATCTTGTCGCTGATCCGGGATGCCAGCCGGTCCACGCGGACCAAAGGCGTGTAGCCCTCGAGCAGCGAGACAATCGGCGTAGTCTCGGTTACAGGAAGGAACTCCCGATATCTTTCTATCAGCGGCAGGCGCTTAAAACAGGCTGTTTTGGGGTTGGTCATAACCATGGTTTTGCTCCAAATTATTTATAGCTATCTTTTGATCGTTGAGTCATCGCCTACGATCATACGATACACGATCAACGATCAAACGAATTTCATTCTTCGACTCTAATCCAACTGCATATCTCGGTCACGACCGGCAGATTGCGGATCGCTTCGAGCGCATCCGCCATATCGGGTTCTTTGGCGGTATGCGTGAGAATGACGATTTCAGCCTTCGCATCCGGCCTCGAATTCTGAATAACCGAAGATATGCTTACCTTATGATCTGCGAGCTTACTTGCGATAGACGCCAGCACTCTAGGCTTGTCTTTAGCAAGGATTCTCACATAGTTCTTGCAGCTCACGTGCTCCATACCCAGCATCTCGCGGTGCTCGTAGCATGTGCAGTGGAAGTGGGATGTCGAGCCGTCGTTTATGTTTCTCGCGATGTCGATCACGTCTCCGACCACTGCGCTTCCCGCTGCAAGCGAACCTGCGCCTGGTCCATAGAACATCACTTCGCCCACGGCGTCGCCCTTCACCCAAATGGCGTTCATAACACCATTTACACTTGCCAGCGGGTGCTTTGCGGGCACGAAAGTGGGGTGCACGCGCGCCAGCATTCCGTGATCTTCCTGCTTTGCAATGCCCAGCAGCTTTATCACATATCCAAGCTGTTCGGCATAGTTCATATCCTCTGCAGAAATCTTTGTGATGCCCTCGCGGTAGACTTTCGATACATCCATCCGGCTGGTAAATGCGATAGATGCAAGGATCGAAGTCTTGTATGCGGCATCGTTTCCTTCGATATCGGCAGTGGGGTCGGCTTCAGCGTAGCCCTTGGACTGAGCGTCCTTGAGCACGTCCGCGAAGTCAAGCCCTTCCTCGCGCATCTTTGTGAGTATATAATTCGTCGTCCCGTTAACTATTCCCTTGACCTCAAGTATCTGGTTACCAGCAAGGCAGGCCTTAAGCGGGCGTATAATAGGTATTCCTCCGCCCACACTGGCCTCGAACATAAAGTCCAAACCCAGCTCGGCAGCCTTAGGCAGAATATCAACGCCTTCTTTAGCGATCAATTCTTTATTTGCAGTCGCCACGCTCTTGCCGTTTGCGAGCGCGCGCAGAATGAAGTCCTTTGCGGGATGGATTCCGCCTATTGTCTCGACTACGATATCGATCTCTGGGTCGTCAAGGAGTTCATTGGCATCTGTCGTCAGTACGGACTTGTCGACCTCAACTGGCCGAGGGGTTGTGATGTCAAGATCAGCGATTTTCTTCACGCAAATCCTGGACCCTACTTTTTGTGCGATGGAGTCTTGATTATCGAGTAGAATCTTAACGGTCCCTGCCCCGACTATTCCAAAACCAATTACACCAACATTAATTACATCTTTCACGGCTAAATCTACTCCTCGCCGACTCTAACTCTTACCAATACATCCCCTTCATGAACAAGTGTGCCATTTTCTATGGGGATATCGACCACCACTCCGGCGATCTCGCTTGGTATGGGGCTGAAGACTTTCATGGCTTCAATGAGACCGACTTCCGTGCCAACCTCGATGCTGTCGCCAACTTCAACAAAAAACGGCGCATCGGGCGATGGCGCTCTATAAAATACACCAACAAGCGGGGCGGTGATATCTACGATATTGCCCTCAAACTCCGCTTCTGCCTGCTCATGTTCTTCTTCCACATATTCTTCAACTTGCTCGGGCATCTCAGCGGGACCAGCCGCCTGCACGATCACAGGTGTCGCTTGCTTGGATGAAGTGCCCTTAACAGTGATCGAAAGACCGTCGGACTCGACTGTCAGCTCTTCAAGATTGTGCGACTCGACCAGTTCAAGCAGTTTCTTGACCTGTGATACATCTATCTCAAGTTTCTCCAACCAAGCCCTCCCAAGCATAAACCAGCAAAAGGACGAAATCTATCCGTCCTCCTGCATACCTCTCCGATGGGTCTATGATAGCATTCGATTTTATAGGGTGTCAAGGCAAATCGGAGCTTATGAGGACGTTCATGCAATTCTTGTCGCAGTTGGAAGGATATTCATATATAGAGCGCATAGAATACATAGGGCGGTTGCTGCCGTCTCAAAAAAAGAGAAGAGGTTTCGCACTCAATGAATAACAGAGAGCGCACACTTGCCGTTCTAAACTATCAGGACTATGATCGTCTTCCCCTAGTGCACTTTGGCTACTGGCATGAGACGCTTGCCAAATGGGCGGATGAGGGTCATATTACCCATGAAGAAGCGCCAAACTGGGGCGATGGCAACGATATAGACAAGGCTATCGCAAAGAAACTTGGCTTTGACTTTGACTGGGCTGTCAAAGTCGGCAGCTATACCGACATTACACCGACTTTTGAGAGAAAAGTAGTCGAGGAAATGCCGGACGGCTCTCGTAAGGTAGTTGATCCTCACGGAGTAATAATTTTAGAAAAAGACGATGCAGGCTCGATTCCTATGGAGTTCGACCACCTTCTAAAAGGCAGAAAAGAGTGGGAGGAGTATTTCCTGCCCAGGTTGCAGTTTACGCCGGACCGAGTGTGGTTCGGTGAAAAAGAAAAAGCCATGCTTGAGGTCGAAAACCCTGCCGATATACGAGGAATACATGTAGGCAGTCTTTTCGGCATGATCCGCAACTGGCTCGGTCTGGAGGGTACGGCCTATCTTCAAGCCGACGACCCTGAGCTTTTCGACGAGATCATAAACACAGTCGGCGAGCTTTCCTACAAATGTGCTGAGGCTGCGCTAAAGATCTCAAATGCTCTGGACTATGCTCATTTCTGGGAAGATATCTGTTTCAAGAGCGGCCCGCTGATCAATCCTCGCGTCTTTGAGAAAAAGATAGGTCCGCACTATAAGCGCATTACCGACTTGCTGAATGCGAATGGAATCCACTTAGTCTCTCTAGACTGCGACGGCAAGATAGACGAGCTTGTCCCGATATGGCTCAAAAACGGCGTGAACACCATGTTCCCGATGGAGGTCGGCACATGGAATGCGAGTATCAAACCCTGGAGAGAGCAATACGGGCGCGAGCTGCGCGGCATAGGCGGAATGGACAAGAAAGTCTTCGCGTATGACTATGCTGCAATCGATGCCGAAATTGAGCGCCTTAAGCCTCTTGTCGCTCTTGGCGGTTATATCCCTTGTCCTGACCATAGGATTGCGCCTGACGCAAAGTGGGAAAACGTTCAATACTACTGCGAGAAGATGCGCAACGCCTTCGGATAGTCAAAAGCTAGATAGTCATGAGGTTTGCTCGGGGCGCGACATTTGATCGCGCCTCTTGCTAAAGCTTACGCCATCCAGCCGAGGCCGCCTGTGCATTACAACAAGAAAGTAGTCCCTCAATTGTCAACTGCAATAAATACGCATTTGCGTAAAACGAACTGAGCGTGAAATTGGGATATTTGAGCGTGAGGAGTTCGTTTTTACGCATTATTCACGAAATGCTCTCGGAGCCCGGATTATGCGGGAAACGCATAATCCGGGTTAGCTGTTTTTATATATCTGTAATTCTTTCCTCTTACAATGATGCTTCGCGAGCGTATGCTCCGAAGCGCCTGCGTGATGCTTTGGGACATTCGTCCGCGACGCTGAAATTGTTCCTACATAATTATAAGACGGCTTCTAGGCCAAAATGTGGTTAACAGACCATGGTATTTCAACTAAATGTTGTTCACTATTTGTGAATCTGCCGGTTTGCGCCTTGTGGCAGGCAGCGAATTGACGCAAATATACGATGATAGTCTCTAAACATTCAAGATTGATATTGACAGCCTGGCTGCTTGTGGATAGAATGCAAGCAAGTTTGTTTTAGTGCTTGACTCTTTATTGTATTAGATGTGTTAGTTAGATGGTGGATATTTGTCGGCAGTGCGGAATCGGCTATTGACCGAAATCATGAATGAGGCAGATTTATATGTACATTCTATTCAGTCTTGTTGCACTTATCTTACTGTTACCGGCTTTGTGTTATCGTTTCGAGAGGCGAATGGTATGGCCATACAGCAGTCTGGGAGAATTGCCACTATACCCTGACACAACAGGCTACGGTAATCGTTGGATCAATGATGCATTGGAGGCCGGCTTTTGTTTTTTGGGTTGGGCATCTGATCTAAAGGGGAAGATGTATAAGATGAGTTATGCTATGCTGGTTTCTCGTGAGGGCGATTGCCTTGCAGTGATAGGGTTTGGTTATGTCTTGAATGTGCGTGTCCAAGGAACTACATTATATTGCCAAGCAACTAACGGTAACGTGTTTTACACTTCAGACAACCAAGCGTTAATAGAGATCGATTTATCACGAACATGGCACAGCCAATTAACGCAGGCATTTACTTTCTCAGACCTCCTGAAATATCATCGAAAGATTCTCAGCACTAGTGGCGCAGTAGTTCAGATGTTTACTGCTGGTCGAGAGATCGAGGAGATGAAAAGGCTCCGCGAGCAGCGTTATCAGTCATTATCTAAGATGGGATTGATAACTTATACCGATGCATTATGTGAATACTGGCATTATACAACCTATGGGGCTATCAGGGTGGCGTTTGTGAACTATTGGATTGGCATGATGAGGAAATTGACTTTTGGACGTATGTTTAAGAGTGTTTAATATCGAGACTAATGGTATTTGGGGCTGATTTATTTTGTAGCTTCGGACAGCAATGAAGAGTAGCCAACCAAATTACTATTATAGTATTTAGTCTTAAGTTCGGGCTTTAAGTTCGGGCTGGATATCCGATCCAGCCCGAAACGCACTTTGCGACTTCAAATTGCAGTTTTCTTAGCTGCTGCGTTCAGATATCGCTCTCGACCTGCGGATTATCTATTACTTCTTCTTCCGGTTCCCGAGACGGCGCGATCTCTACCTGCCTGTTTACTGCGTCAAGCAGTGCAGCGGCTGCAGCACGATAGTGGTCACCGCGTCGAACAAGCGCGCTTCCGGTCAGTTTGACAGACGACCTCGGATGCACGTATACAGCAACCACGTTGACAATTTCATCATCTTTGCCTGATTCCAAGACAGATGCATCCTCAACAATAATTCCGTGATCGGGTGCCAATGATTTGCACACTGCTCCGGCAGTCGCTTCGGCAAAAAGTTTAATGATGCTGTCTTCCCCTGCCGCATATCCGCTCGATTCACGCGTAAACTCATCCTTGCCTCTGCCGAGTGTCACGCTTACACTGGCTTCAGTGCCGGAGCTTGTAAAGCTGATAGTCCTGATTTTTAGTCTGGATGCGCGCCCAATAATCTTAGCTGATACGATTTCATCTGCTGTAGACGCGGCTTTTACGGACGCAGGTCGACTCTCTTCAGCGCGATGCGGTTTGCTCGCGGTGCAGTTCTTGCTTGCGCGTGTGATCAGGTCGTCGATTGTGGCGGCATAGTGTATATCCTCGCGTTCCTTTGTGCGCCTTCCACCGAACATTCCATATGTAGTCGTGACGCCTTCTATCACTTCCGGGATGTCAATCTTTGAGATTCTTTCCTTGAGTATATTTGCAAGGGCAATCGCCTCATCTGCATGGCGCACGGTCACAATGCCGAACTCGTCCCCGCCATACCTGCACAGAAGTTCGAGGTCGGGGTCGGTGCCTTTTTTGAGCACATCCGCCACAGATTTGATGACCGTGTCGCCGACCACATGCCCATATTTTTTATTGAAGACTCCGAACTTGTCCAGATCGAAGAGAATAATACTGATTTCCTGGCCGCTCTTGAGCGCATTTATCGCCCATTCACGAAAAGTGTCGGACCATGGCAACTCTGTAAGTGGATCAAACGAGCGCCCAAGCTCGGAAATCAAGTCGCTGCGTGAGAGTATTCCGATCATCTGATCGTTTTCCATCACAACAAGGTGCGTAGCTCCCGATCTCTGCACCACTTTGAGCGCATCGTACGTGGAGATGTCCGGGCCGATAGTCGTGAACTCGCGGCTCATCACTTCCTCGACCGGTGAATCTTCAGGCTCACCGATGAGATCGTAGAGCGTCACAAGCCCGATCGGTCCGCTGCTTATCACGACGGGCAGTGCGCCGATATTATTACCTTTTATAAATGTGACGGCAACCTTGACGCGAGTCGACGGCGTGACCCAGACCACATCGGGTGTCATCAAGTCTCTTACGGTTTTCATATAGTCCTCAAGGGATTGTATTGCAATGATCGTGCCTTTAGTGCTGTGCGGATTACCTGTTCCGAAAGACGCGAATAAGGCGGGGTCACGGGCAGATTGCCGGAGTCCGCCGGATCAGCTTCCATGCTTTTTCCGTGAAGCCGTTCCGTCGGCATTGCGAGTCCAATTTTATCTTTATTCGTGTTCGCATGTCAATGAAAAAAGTCGGCTAGAATCGGTTCAGTTTTGTGGGAATCAAAAGAGCTCAGCAGGAGCCTCGTCCTCCCGGCACGCTCATTATTGGGAGGGCGAGGCTTCCGCTGAGCCGAAAATTATGATGTATGATGGGTAAGGATCTCCGAATCCTTACCCGAGGACCAGTGCCGGATATCCGAATCCGGCTATTCCTGCAAAGGTTGCGGGGTTCGGAAACCCCAATTCGGCAATAAAATGGCGATTCGGAGATCGTCACCTATCATGCGCTCACATTTTTTGTAACTCGTGCGTTAGCCCTGCTCGACAAGTATTGACTCCTTATTATTTGTGAGGTATAATTCACCTGGCAGCATTGTGGCTGTCCTAATGTTGCGGGCACAGAGGCCTCTCCTGATATTTGGGGAGGCCTCTTTTTTCGGCAGTGTCGCCTGAGCCGCCTGCGAGACTTACTTCCATTGAAGGAGGAATGCCGAAATGACCAAGCAGTCAGTGGCCGTAAAGGCCAACCCGTTCGAGATTGCGCAGGCGCAGCTCGACAAGGCAGCCGCAAAGTTGAGGCTGGACCCGGCAGTTCATGCGGTACTACGAGAGCCGCTCCGTGAGCTGCACGTATCGCTGCCGGTAAAGATGGACGATGGCACCGTCAAAGTTTTTAAGGGGTTCAGGGTTCAGTATAACGACGCCCGAGGCCCGAACAAGGGCGGAATTCGCTTCCACCCCGAGGAGACGATCGATACCGTTCGTGCCCTCGCGGCATGGATGACCTGGAAGACCGCCGTTGTCGACATCCCGCTTGGCGGCGGGAAAGGTGGGGTAATCTGCAACCCCAAAGAATTGTCCGAGAGAGAGCTTGAGAGGCTCAGCCGGGCATATATCGATCAGGTTGGGCGCATTATCGGGCCCGATAAGGACGTCCCTGCTCCCGACGTCTATACCACTCCCCAGATCATGGCCTGGATGATGGATGAATATTCCAAGATCACCGGCTATAACAGCCCCGGCGTCATCACAGGCAAGCCTATCTCTGTCGGCGGCTCGGAAGGTCGTGGAGACGCTACCGCCCGCGGCGGAGCATACTGCGTTCGTGAGGCCGCTAAGTATCTCGATATCGACCTCAAAAATGCAAAGGTCGCGATCCAGGGGTTCGGCAATGCCGGTCAGTTTGCCGCTACACTCTTTGCGAGTCTGCTCGGATGCAAGATTGTTGCCGTCAGCGACACAAAGGGCGGCGTCTACTGCGAGAACGGATTTGATCCTGAAGCCATGGTTGCTCACAAGCTCAAGACCGGCTCTGTAGTCGGTTTCCCGGGCACAAAGCCCATCACCAATGGCGACATTCTGGAGCTTCCTGTGGATGTGTTGGTTCCGGCAGCTCTAGAAGGAGTGATCACGGGCGATAACGCGGCAGATATCCACGCTAAGATCATTTGTGAGCTTGCCAATGGTCCTACTACACCTGAGGCAGACGAAATCCTCCACAAGAACGGAGTATTCGTAATTCCTGACTTCCTGGCTAATTCCGGTGGTGTTACTGTTTCCTACTTCGAGTGGGTACAGAACGGCACCAACTACTACTGGGAAGAGGACGACGTTCACGTCAGACTCGACAAGAAGATGACCAAGGCTTTCAATGACGTGCTGGTAATGGCAGGCGACTATAAAGTCGACATGCGCACCGCCGCATACATGGTCAGCATTCAGCGCGTGGCCGACGCCATGAAGCTTAGAGGCTGGGTGTAGAACCAAGCAGTAAGTAATAATAGTAAGATAATAGGGCTCGGGTCATGTTGGCCTGAGCCCTTTTTAC comes from Armatimonadota bacterium and encodes:
- the thrC gene encoding threonine synthase is translated as MTNPKTACFKRLPLIERYREFLPVTETTPIVSLLEGYTPLVRVDRLASRISDKITMYVKFEGMNPTGSFKDRGMTMAITKAVEAGSKATICASTGNTAASAAAYSARAGLVCAVILPKGEVALGKVSQSMMHGAKVIAVDGNFDDALNIVKDITNKYPITLVNSLNPYRIEGQKTGAFEICDDLGHPPTYHAIPVGNAGNITAYWAGYKAYKEAGIIDRLPKMLGFQAAKSAPIVEGHPIPNPETIATAIRIGNPASWKFAEAARDESGGLIEKVTDEEITEAQKLLAATEGVFCEPASAASVAGIIKKAKEGFFTQKCEIVCILTGHGLKDPKRAMEICPAFIELPADTEAVAKEMKLV
- a CDS encoding homoserine dehydrogenase; amino-acid sequence: MKDVINVGVIGFGIVGAGTVKILLDNQDSIAQKVGSRICVKKIADLDITTPRPVEVDKSVLTTDANELLDDPEIDIVVETIGGIHPAKDFILRALANGKSVATANKELIAKEGVDILPKAAELGLDFMFEASVGGGIPIIRPLKACLAGNQILEVKGIVNGTTNYILTKMREEGLDFADVLKDAQSKGYAEADPTADIEGNDAAYKTSILASIAFTSRMDVSKVYREGITKISAEDMNYAEQLGYVIKLLGIAKQEDHGMLARVHPTFVPAKHPLASVNGVMNAIWVKGDAVGEVMFYGPGAGSLAAGSAVVGDVIDIARNINDGSTSHFHCTCYEHREMLGMEHVSCKNYVRILAKDKPRVLASIASKLADHKVSISSVIQNSRPDAKAEIVILTHTAKEPDMADALEAIRNLPVVTEICSWIRVEE
- a CDS encoding biotin/lipoyl-containing protein; translated protein: MEKLEIDVSQVKKLLELVESHNLEELTVESDGLSITVKGTSSKQATPVIVQAAGPAEMPEQVEEYVEEEHEQAEAEFEGNIVDITAPLVGVFYRAPSPDAPFFVEVGDSIEVGTEVGLIEAMKVFSPIPSEIAGVVVDIPIENGTLVHEGDVLVRVRVGEE
- a CDS encoding GGDEF domain-containing protein, with the protein product MKTVRDLMTPDVVWVTPSTRVKVAVTFIKGNNIGALPVVISSGPIGLVTLYDLIGEPEDSPVEEVMSREFTTIGPDISTYDALKVVQRSGATHLVVMENDQMIGILSRSDLISELGRSFDPLTELPWSDTFREWAINALKSGQEISIILFDLDKFGVFNKKYGHVVGDTVIKSVADVLKKGTDPDLELLCRYGGDEFGIVTVRHADEAIALANILKERISKIDIPEVIEGVTTTYGMFGGRRTKEREDIHYAATIDDLITRASKNCTASKPHRAEESRPASVKAASTADEIVSAKIIGRASRLKIRTISFTSSGTEASVSVTLGRGKDEFTRESSGYAAGEDSIIKLFAEATAGAVCKSLAPDHGIIVEDASVLESGKDDEIVNVVAVYVHPRSSVKLTGSALVRRGDHYRAAAAALLDAVNRQVEIAPSREPEEEVIDNPQVESDI
- a CDS encoding Glu/Leu/Phe/Val dehydrogenase; the protein is MTKQSVAVKANPFEIAQAQLDKAAAKLRLDPAVHAVLREPLRELHVSLPVKMDDGTVKVFKGFRVQYNDARGPNKGGIRFHPEETIDTVRALAAWMTWKTAVVDIPLGGGKGGVICNPKELSERELERLSRAYIDQVGRIIGPDKDVPAPDVYTTPQIMAWMMDEYSKITGYNSPGVITGKPISVGGSEGRGDATARGGAYCVREAAKYLDIDLKNAKVAIQGFGNAGQFAATLFASLLGCKIVAVSDTKGGVYCENGFDPEAMVAHKLKTGSVVGFPGTKPITNGDILELPVDVLVPAALEGVITGDNAADIHAKIICELANGPTTPEADEILHKNGVFVIPDFLANSGGVTVSYFEWVQNGTNYYWEEDDVHVRLDKKMTKAFNDVLVMAGDYKVDMRTAAYMVSIQRVADAMKLRGWV